In Candidatus Edwardsbacteria bacterium, the following are encoded in one genomic region:
- a CDS encoding CDP-alcohol phosphatidyltransferase family protein, translating into MNIPNILSLLRIALMPAVLLCLKEEKTLPLLILMLLAVATDYFDGFLARKLGKISSMGKILDPLADKICLDSMVFALSLWRGFPWWATGLIILRDVLILTGGLMMINKTKEIPVSNWPGKFAVTFLSAAIFLYVLNWQPWGLYLLYVSLLLILASGMLYLRTLRASHCERTSKNGK; encoded by the coding sequence ATGAATATCCCTAACATCCTCTCTCTGTTGCGCATCGCCCTGATGCCGGCGGTATTGCTCTGCCTCAAGGAAGAAAAAACACTGCCCCTTCTGATACTGATGCTACTGGCGGTGGCCACCGATTATTTTGACGGATTCCTGGCCCGGAAGCTGGGCAAAATATCTTCTATGGGCAAGATCCTCGATCCTCTGGCCGACAAGATCTGCCTGGACTCGATGGTCTTTGCCCTTTCCCTGTGGCGGGGCTTCCCCTGGTGGGCCACCGGGTTGATAATATTGCGCGATGTTTTGATACTGACCGGCGGCCTGATGATGATCAACAAAACCAAAGAAATTCCCGTCTCCAACTGGCCGGGAAAATTTGCGGTCACTTTTCTTTCGGCCGCCATATTTCTTTATGTGCTCAACTGGCAGCCCTGGGGCCTGTATCTGCTGTATGTTTCGCTTTTACTGATTCTGGCATCGGGGATGCTATATCTTCGCACCCTTCGTGCCAGTCATTGCGAGAGAACATCGAAGAATGGCAAATGA
- a CDS encoding DUF362 domain-containing protein, producing the protein MPGKVYFANFRETSERNMFDKIDLLLEKLPLSSTFKKDDLVAVKVHFGERGNTAFIPSYFVRRVVDKIKEAGGKPFVTDANTLYVGSRSNSVDHLDTAAMHGFTRDTLGCPVLIADGLRGGAYVEVEVDGKHLKKVKLAHDLVKADSIICVTHFKGHELAGFGGSIKNLGMGGGARGGKLAMHSDVTPIIKAEKCIACGKCATNCPAEAITIDKFAAIDSKKCIGCGSCIVVCPTHAARNGWDSGAQKMQEKMVEHLAGFVKHKKARIAYLNFIMNVSPACDCYGHADHPIVPDIGICASLDPVAVDAASNDLVIASAGHKDSVLKTSHAPGSDKFRDIYPEADWNIQLDYAEKMGLGQKKYELTAI; encoded by the coding sequence ATGCCCGGCAAAGTATATTTCGCTAATTTCCGGGAGACCTCCGAACGGAACATGTTCGACAAGATCGATCTCCTGCTGGAAAAGCTTCCCCTGTCCTCGACCTTCAAAAAAGACGATCTGGTGGCGGTCAAGGTGCATTTTGGCGAGCGGGGCAATACCGCCTTCATTCCCTCCTACTTCGTCCGCCGGGTGGTTGATAAGATCAAAGAGGCCGGAGGCAAGCCTTTTGTCACCGATGCCAACACCCTGTATGTCGGCTCCCGCTCCAATTCGGTGGACCATCTGGATACGGCCGCCATGCACGGCTTCACCCGCGACACCCTGGGCTGCCCGGTGCTGATAGCCGACGGCCTGCGGGGCGGCGCTTACGTGGAGGTCGAGGTGGACGGCAAGCACCTGAAAAAGGTAAAGCTGGCCCATGACCTGGTCAAGGCCGATTCCATCATCTGCGTTACCCACTTCAAGGGGCACGAGCTGGCCGGGTTCGGCGGTAGCATCAAGAACCTGGGGATGGGCGGCGGGGCCAGGGGCGGCAAGCTGGCCATGCACTCCGATGTCACCCCGATCATCAAGGCCGAAAAATGCATCGCCTGCGGCAAGTGCGCCACCAACTGCCCGGCCGAGGCCATCACAATAGACAAGTTCGCGGCCATAGATTCCAAGAAATGCATCGGCTGCGGCTCCTGCATCGTGGTCTGCCCCACTCACGCCGCCCGCAACGGCTGGGACAGCGGGGCCCAGAAGATGCAGGAAAAGATGGTGGAGCACCTGGCCGGGTTCGTGAAGCACAAAAAGGCCCGGATCGCCTATCTTAATTTCATCATGAACGTCTCCCCGGCCTGCGACTGCTACGGCCACGCCGACCACCCCATAGTGCCGGACATCGGCATCTGCGCCTCGCTGGATCCGGTGGCGGTGGATGCCGCCAGCAATGACCTGGTGATTGCCTCGGCCGGACATAAGGATTCGGTGCTTAAAACCTCCCATGCCCCAGGCAGCGACAAGTTCCGGGATATCTATCCCGAGGCAGACTGGAATATCCAATTGG